Below is a genomic region from Halobacterium sp. CBA1132.
CGCCGGGTCGGAGGTGTTCCGCAAGCGCGACGTCTGCGTCGTCGACGAGGCCCACGGGCTCGCGGAGTGGGCGGAGATGTACGCGACGATAGACCTGAACGACCGCACGGTCCCCGTCTGGGAGGACGTCCGGGTGCCCGACGTGGACGGCGACCCGGACGGCGCGGTGAACTTCGCCGAACACCTCGTGCGGACCTGCGAGGGCGCGAAAGACGAACTGCTCGGGCAGGACGAACTCACGCCCGACGAGGCCGGGCGGCGCGATAGGCTGCAAGAACTCATCTCGGAACTGAACTGGTTCGTCGAGGACTACAAGGACCCAGAATCGGCGACCACGTGGGTCGTAGATGCGGACGAGCAGTCGGTGACGGTGAAGCCGATGGACCCCGAGCGCTACCTCAAGCACACGGTCTGGGACCGCGCGAACAAGCACGCGCTGCTGTCGGCGACGATTCTGAACAAGGAGGCGTTCTGCCGGAGCGTCGGCCTCGACCCCGCGAACGTCGCGCTCGTCGACGTCGAACACACGTTCCCGCTCGAAAACCGCCCGCTGTACGACGTGACGCAGGGGAAGATGACCTACGAGGACCGCGAGCAGACGCTCCCGAAGATGGCCGAAACTATCGTGCGCGTGATGGCCCACCACTCCGACGAGAAGGGCATCGTCCACGCCCACAGCTACGACATCGCGGAGAAACTGGCGGGCCACCTCGAGGAGTTCGGCGTCGGTGACCGCGTACGCACCCACGACTCGGACACGCGGGACGCCGAACTGGAGCGCTGGAAGGCGAGCGACGACCCCGAGGTGTTCGTCGCGGTGAAGATGGAGGAGGCCCTCGACCTGAAGTACGACCTCGGGCGCTGGCAGGTGCTGTGCAAGGCCCCGTTCCTGAACACGAACGACTCGCGGGTCGCCGCGCGGCTCGCGGACGGCCAGTGGGCGTGGTACTACCGGACGGCGCTCCGCACCGTAATTCAGGGCTGCGGGCGCGTGGTTCGCGCGCCCGACGACCACGGCGCCACCTACATCGCGGATTCGAGTATCCTCGACCTGTTCGACCGCGCGCGCACCGACATGCCGCCGTGGTTCCGCGACCAGGTGGACGCGATGACGACACCCGACCTCCCCGAACCCGACGCGGCCGCCGCGCTCGCCGAGAGCGCGGGCGATATCGACCAAGTGGAAGCAACGTACGCCAGCGGCGGGTCCGACAGCACGTCGACTTCGAACACGAGCGCCAGCGAGCAGAGCACCGCGAGCGACGACCGAGACGGCGACAGCGGCCGCAGTTCCCGCTCCGGGAGCCCGGTCGCGGACGTCTGGGACGCCGAGTAGCTTAGTACACTAACCCGTACGCGACGACGGACCCGACCACCAACACTGCGAGGAACACGGCGAGCAACTGTTCTCGCGTCATACTGCCGAGAAGAGGGCGGGCGGTCAAAGCCGTACTGGTTACGCGACGCGCGCGTCCAACACGACGTGCTCGACGCCCGCGCTGTGGGACTTCACGACGCGTCGGTCCGCCACGTCGACCGCTCTCCCGGCGCGCTCGCAGCCAGCGCGGAGTCGCGACTCGGGACGCTCCCAGAGTTCCGCCTCCGGGACGGCGCTGTGGACGTGCAGGACACCCCCCGAAACGAGGTTGTCGAGCGCGGCGTCCAGATAGCCCGGGCCACCCTCACGCGTCTCCACGTCGTCGACGGGGCCGCCGCCGAGCGCGTCGTAGTAGCCCATGACGACGCGGTCGGCCTCGGTGTCGACGTCGCGGCAGTCCCCGAGTACGCAGTCCAGATTTCGGCTGACGCCGTTGAGTTGAGCGTTCTCGGCGAGGTAGCGGAACGACTCGGGGTTCTTCTCGACGGCGGTGACGCGGGCGCCGGCGCGCGCCATCGGGAGCGCGAAGTAGCCGATGCCCGCGAACATGTCGAGGACGCGCTCGTCCTCACTGACGACCTCGCCCATGCGGGCGCGCTCGGCCTTGTTCCCGGGCGCGAACATCACTCGCGAGAGGTCTATGGCGTACTTCGTGCCGTGCTCGGTGTGGACGGTCTCGGTGTCGCCTTCGCCCGCGATGACGGAGACGTCGGGTTCGCGGTGTTCGCCGTCGATGCCGCCGCGCGCGAGCACGGTGTCGGCCTCCCCGTGGAGTTCTAAGAACGCCTCGCCAACCTCGACGGGGCGCGGGCAGTCAGTGAAGTCCGCGAGAATCACGGTGCCGACGACCGCCCACGACGAGGGCGCGCGGTCGCGCTCAGCCTCGCTCCAGCCGCGCTCCGCGAGCAGGTCGTCGAGTCCGGGCGCGCGCACCTCCGGGTCGTCCTGTTCGACGACGCGCTCGAAGGTCGTCTCGCCGGGGCGCTCGGTGACCGGCAGTTCGACGTGCTCGGCGTCGTGTTCGGCGACCTTGCGGGAGTCGTCGTAGACGCTCTCGGCTTCCAAGTCGGCGATACGGGCCTCGGTGTCGGCTTTCGGCACGACGACGGCGAGCGCCATCACGCCTCGGGGAGGACGTGGAGGCCGGCGCGGGACTTGAGCGCGGGGACGGTGGCGGCGTCGTCGTCGAGGTAGTCCGGCCGCGGGACCGTCTTGGACTCGTAGGTCTCGGGGTCCAGAATCTGGACGGCGTTGTCGTCCTCGACGGTGACGACGGTGGCGTCCGTGGCGTCGTCGCGCTCGCCGAGTTTGCGGGCGTCGGGCGAGTCGCCGTCCTCGTAGCTGGCCTCGTAGGACTCGCCCGTCGTGACGCGGACGCCCTTGAGGTTGCCGTGGACCGACCGCACGAGCACGGGACCGCCGTCGTCGTCCGCGAGGTCGATGACGTCGCCGGGCTTGAACTCGGGGAGGCGGACGGCGTACGTCACGCGGTACACCTCGTTGCCGTCCTCGTCCTCGGTGACGAGCTTCTCGTGGTCCTCGAAGCCGCCGCCGAACTCCTCGATGAGTTTGTTCGCGAGTTTCAGACCGATCTTGTTCGTCGAGAGCTTCAGGTCGATGCCGGACTCGGCGTCGGAGACGTCCGTGACGAAGGCGTTCCGGTCGCCCGTCTCCTCCATCTCCGCGACGATGCGGTGGGCGAGTTCGGTGGCGCGCTCGGTCTCGTCGCTGGTCGGGTCGCGGCCGTCCGCCCGCACCTGTACGATGGAGGCGAACGAGTCGCCCGCGATGCGGCCGCAGCGCTTGCACGTCTGCCGGCTGATTTTCACCGGGACGGTGACCTCCTCGGTCTGGACCTCGCCGCGGACGACGCCCGTGAACAGGCAGTGCATCCGAATCGTGTTCTGGTCGACCTGCTCGGGACGGACCTCCCAGTCGACGTCCTCGGCCTCGACGTGGACCGCCAGCGCCTCGCTGACCTCCTCGATGGCGACGTCGGTGTAGTCGTCGGCGTCGACGTCCACCCAGCGGTTCCCGCGGTGGACCGCGCCGCAGCGCGCACACACCATCACTTCGATGCGCTCGGGCGCGTCCACGAACTCGAAGTCCTCGAAGTAGCAGGCGTCACACAGCGAGCGCTCGCGGCGGGTGACGCCAGCAGACGACTCCGACGCCTGCTGTGCGCCACGAGCGTCGTCGCGCTCGGCGGCAGCGTCGCCAGCGTCGATGGCGTCGCCGCAGCGGGGGCAGAACGTGCCTGCGTCAGTCATACACCGCGGTAGGCCGCGCTGCCTGTTAAGTTGCCCGTCGCAGGCTCGTCGGACAGCGAGCGGACGATTCCGCCCGCCAGTTTCACTTTCAGTTCGGTGTATACGAGGCTTTATGATGCGGTAGGGACAACCTCTGTATACATGCCCGAAGCAGACCTCGAGGAACTCCCCGGCGTCGGCCCCGCGACCGCGGAGAAACTCCGAGAGAACGGATTCGAGTCGTTCCAGAGCATCGCCGTCGCGTCCGCCGGCGAACTCTCCAACACCGCAGACATCGGCGACAGCACCGCCGCAGACGTCATCCAGGGCGCCCGCGAAGCCGCCGACGTCGGCGGCTTCGAGACCGGCGCGACCGTCCTCGAACGCCGCGAACAGATCGGCAAACTCACGTGGAACGTCCCCGAGATCGACGAGATGCTCGGCGGCGGCATCGAGACCCAGTCCATCTCGGAAGTGTACGGCGAGTTCGGCGCCGGCAAATCCCAGGTCACCCACCAGCTCTCGGTGAACGTCCAACTCCCCCAAGAACAGGGCGGCCTGCACGGACGCGCCATCTTCATCGACTCCGAGGACACGTTCCGCCCCGAACGCATCGACGACATGGTGCGCGGGCTCAGCGACGAGAAGATTCAGGCCGCGATGGACGACCGCGACATCGACGGCAGTCCCGACGACGAGGAAGCGATGGAGGCGCTCGTCGAGGAGTTCCTCGACAAGATTCACGTCGCGAAGGGGTTCAACTCCAACCACCAGATGCTCCTCGCGGAGAAAGCCCAGGACATCGCCTCCGAGTACGAGGACGACGACTATCCCGTCCGACTGCTCTGCGTCGACTCCCTGACTGCGCACTTCCGCGCGGAGTACGTCGGCCGCGGCGAACTCGCCGACCGCCAGCAGAAACTCAACAAACACCTCCACGACCTCGACAAGGTCGGCAACCTCTACAACGCCGCCGTCGTCGTCACCAACCAAGTGCAGTCCAACCCGGACTCCTTCTTCGGTGACCCCACGAAGCCCATCGGTGGCAACATCCTCGGCCACAAGTCCACGTTCCGGATGTACCTCCGCAAGTCCAAGAACGACAAGCGCATCGTCAAACTCGTCGACGCGCCCAACCTCGCCGACGGCGAAGCCGTCATGCGCGTCCAAGACGGCGGGATTAAGCCCGAATAGCAGTACCTTTTGCTGCGGTCGCGCGCCTACGGCGCGCTCCCTGGCAAAAGCTACGCTAAAAGCACTCCTCCTTCCCACCGGCAGAGTGGAGCTCTACCGAGGTCACGTTCGCTTCACTCACGTGACCGCCGCTCGCTACGCTCGCTTTGGTCAGTCGTCGGCCTGCGCTCCCTCGCTACGCTCGTTCGCGCAGTGAATCGCGGTGCTCGGGCTTTTCAAGCCGCTCGCACCGCGAATGCTTGCAGCGCTGGTTGGATGACAGAACGAGAGCAGTCGCTGCTTTTTCGTGGAAAGACGAGAAGTGAGAGTATCGGCGAGCGTTAGTCGTCGTCTTCGGTGGTCGTCTCGTTGACGTCGGCTTCGCCCTCGTAGATTTTCGCGCCGTCCTGGACGACCTTCTCGGAGAGCACCGCGCACTTCACGCGCATCGGCGTCACTTCGACGCCGAGCATGTCGAGGACGTCGTCGGTGTCGAGCTCTTTCACTTCCTCGAGGGTCATCCCCGGGAGCTTCTGCGTGAGCATGCTCGCGGAGGCCTGGCTGATGGCGCAGCCGTCGCCGCGGAACGCCACGCGCTCGATGGTCTCCCCGTCGTCTTCGAGCTTCACGTCGAACTCCAGTTCGTCGCCACACGAGGGGTTGTAGCCGTCGCGGGAGAACGTCGCGTCGCCGAGCTCGCCGTGGTTCCGGGGGTTGCGGTAGTGGTCGAGAATCTGCTGCCGGTACATGTCCGAGCCCATACTCATATTGAGCGTTCGTAGGGCAGAACGCCGTAAAAACGTTCCGCGGAACGACACGCTAACTACCGGGAGTCGCATTCGCGCGGCTTCGCCGCGCGATTCACCGAGCGCGAACGCAGTGAGCGCTCGGGCGCGAGGACGACCGTAGGGAGGACGAAGCGCTTTTTCCGCAAGTTTTTGCAAGTCGAGCGGCGCGAAGCGCCGCGAGCGCAGCAAAAAGTGCGTGCGCTAGTTGAAAATCTCGCGCGCGGCGTCCAGCGAGTCGACGAGCGCGTCGACCTCTTCTTTGGTGTTGTAGAGGTAGAACGAGGCACGCACGGACGCAGCGATGTCGAGCTTCTGGTGGAGGGGCTGGGTGCAGTGGTCGCCGGCGCGGATGGCGACGCCGTGGTCGTTCAGAATCGACGCGAGGTCGTGGGCGTGGATGCCGTCGACGTTGAACGCGACGACGGCGCCGCGGTCGTCCGCGGGCGGACCGTAGATTTCCACGTCGTCGAATTCGTCGAGGCGCTCGTAGGCGTACTCCGTGATGCGCTCCTCGTGGGCCTGAATCGCCTCCATGCCGACGTCGTCGAGGTAGTCGGCGGCTTCCGCGAGCGCGATGCCCTGCGCGATGAGCGGCGTGCCGGCCTCGAACTTCCACGGGAGGTCGTTCCACGTGGTGTCCTCGAAGGAGACGCGCCGAATCATGTCGCCGCCGTAGAGGAACGGCTCCATGTCTTCGAGAATCTCCTGTTTGCCGTAGAGACCGCCGATGCCGGTCGGGCCGGCCATCTTGTGCCCGGAGAAGACGTAGAAGTCGACGTCCAGTTCCTTCACGTCGACGGGGCGGTTCGGGACGGATTGGGCGCCGTCACCGAGGATGAGCGCGTCCTGCTCGTGGGCGAGGTCCGCGAGTTCGCGCATCGGGTTGACGGTGCCGAGGACGTTCGAGGCGTGGACCACCGAAACCATCTCGACGTCGTCGTCGATGAGTTCGGCGGCGTGGTCCATGTCGAGGTAGCCGTCGTCGTCCACGCGGATGTAGCGGACTTCCGCGCCGACCTTCTTCGCGATCTCGCGCCACGTCACGAACGACGAGTGGTGCTCCATCTCCGAGAGTACGACCGCGTCGCCCTCCGAGAGCTCGTTGAGTCCCCACGCGTACGCCACGAGGTTGATGGACTCGGTGGTGTTCTTCGTGAAAATCATCTCCTCGCGGCCGTCCGCGCCGACGAACTCCGCGAGGCGGTCGTGGGCCTCCTCGTAGGCGATGGAGGCTTCCTGACTGAGCTGGTGGATGCCGCGGTGGACGTTCGCGTTGTACCCGCGGTAGTAGTCGGAGAAGACGTCGACGACCTGCTCGGGCGTCTGCGTCGTCGCCGCGTTGTCGAGGTAGACGAGCGGCTGACCGTCGCTGACCTCCCGGTCGAGGATGGGGAAGTCGGCCCGGATGGCGTCGACGTCGAGGGGGTCCTGCTCGGTGGCTTCCATTACGCGCAGGTAGGGGGCGGGGACACTACTGTTCTTCGGTGCTGTAAAAGTATAATGTTCAGAAATATGGAACCAGAATTACTTTTTCTGATTGATGTCCAGATCCTCCTCCATTTCACGGACCTTTTCTACAGCAGCTAAGTAGCGCTCATCCTCTTCTAATTCCTCCACATCACCGTGGGTACGAAGTGTAGTTGTCAACGATTGGAGCCGGAAATATTCTCGAAATTCATTGGAGAAATCCCGTATCTCAAGTAGCCGATCAGCTTCCTCAATGAGGACATCTCGTGCCATCGGCTTTAGAAGGTAATCATCAAACGGGACATCCAATATTTCAGGCGACGGATCAACAGCGCTTAGAGCGACAATTGGGATATCATATCCTCGCTCTCTTGCAACTTCGGCAATTCTATCACCGGACATTTCCGGCAATCGACGGTCAACGAAAACCAAGTCCGCGTCCTCCAGATGCTCAATGGCTTCCTGCCCCGAATAGACAGGAATTGTTTCATACTCATCACTCAACCAAGTAGCAAAAAGATCCGCAAGGGGCTTCTCATCATCCACAAAGAGAATAGTTGGCTGCGAATCTCCTTTGGTGTGTGCGGTACTCTCGACAGTTGTGAATCCCTCCTCAATCGCGTCATGGATATTAGTAACTTCTGTGCCAGAGGGAGTGTCAACCGTGAAAACTAATTTCTCATGTTGATTATCGATAAGATCCTCAAATTCTAATTTAACGTTGTATTTTATAGATTCACTATCATACTGAGCTATTTCGCTTGTAGCGTCCGAATCAAATGAGAGAGAATCTTCCGACCGGAACTCGACATCAGATTCGCTTGGTTGGATCGCGTCCTTTTCACGCTTGCTAACCCGGTGCATGCCAACATTCAGTAGATCAGGAACGATTGAGATGAGCTCATCAGATTTGTATACTTCAGCAGCCACCGTTAACTGGAAGGATTTAGCAGCCCCAAATCCATGATTCGATAGCGTGACCGATGCGAAGTCGGAGCCGATACTCCACGACTGAACTACCACATCAGGATGGTATTGTTCCTCTATTTTGGAGAGTGTTTCAATTGCCTGAATTTTCTCTTTTCTCTCTTGGGAGAGAAGGCGGTGTTGGTATACCAATAGGACGGCAAAAAGGGCTAAAACTGTGGATATAGACGCCAGAACGATAGACAAGATAGTTGATGAGCTATCCAGATTAGAAGACAGAAATGCGATTAGGAGGACGCCGACCATAGTTACAACTAACAGTCCAAGAAGAGCCGTCACCAAATTGCTCGGCTTAATTTTACTCTTGAACATTTTCACAATTTTATTGTTCTAATTCAGTGAGGACATCTCTCACAAGTAGACCAACAGCCAATCCGAATATCACTAACCCACCTAAAGAGAGACCTGCACCCCACTTCAAGAGTGGGTCAAGTTGACTCCCAATAATGACGACAACGAACAATAGACCGGCGAGAGCTAATACAATAAATCCAATAAGAGCAACAATAAGAGATGTTGTTTTCCTCACAACAGAGAGATCGCTGCTGTGACGCGCGTAGAAACTCACCATAGTTTGAAGAAGTATCGCGAGCAGCGGAAGTAAAAGATAGATTCCAGATATCAGACGTAGTGCTACGTCTGTTGATTGAGAAAGGGGCATCTGCCTGTTACTTCATGAGTTAGATAAAACAGACGCATAAAAACTTGTGTTTGGGAGTTACTACAGCCGCATGAACTGCGCGTGCACGGTGCCGTCGAGGTCGAGCACGTTCGCTTCCTCGACGTGGCCCTCCTCGATGGCGAGGTCGACGACGTCGACGCCGACGAGGTTCGCGACGTTCGCACGGGCCAGCGACTCGCGGACGGCGTCCGGGTCGACGCGCTCGCCGCCGTAGAACTCCTCGTTCACGGTGAACTCCGTGTCGCCGTTGGCGAACGTCTCCCCGAGGACGTCGGGGTCGCAGGCGGTGACGAGGAGGCCGCGGTCGGTCTGTCGCTCGCTGAGTATCATCACTCGCGCTCGACGAGGTCCCGCTCCTGGGCCTCCCGGATGTCTTCGGCCTGCTGGGCGACCTTCTGGGCTTCCTCGTCGCGGCCGAGCGCTTCGAGGGCGCGCTGCTTCTCCTCGTAGACATCGGCCTGCTGGAAGCCCAGCCGGACGGCGTTGTTCAGCGCGTCGAGGGCCTGCTCGTGGCGGTCGCGCTCGTTCTCGATGTAGCCGAGGTTGTACCACGCCTGTGGCAGCCGGTCGTTCTCCCGGACGGCCTTCTCCGCGTGGTAGTAGGCCTCCTCGTCCTCGTCGAACTCCCAGAGGGCGTACGCGAGGTTCGTGTGCGCTTCCGCCTCGAAGTCGCCGTCCTCGGCGACGAAGAGGGCTTCCCGGTGGGAGCCGACGGCCTCGTCCCACTCCTCCATCTGGCCGTGCGCGATGCCCTTGTTCACCCACGCCTCCTGTTCGAGGTTCTCGTCGTCGGTGAAGCGGGCGGCGCGCTCGAAGGCGTCCGCGGCCTGCTCGTTGCGGTTGATGCCGAGGTAGCTGAGGCCGACGTCGACGAGTTCGTCGGCGTCGACGTCGTCGTTCTGGACGACGCGCTCGTCCAGCGAGTCGCTGACGACGCGGCTGTCGACGGGGTCGACGCTCGACGGGTCGTCGACGGAGAGCTCCGGCGGGTCGAGGTCGAACCCCTCGTAGGGGTCGTCGAAGCCCTCCCCCTCGGAGAAGTCGTGGTCCGCGACCGGGTCCTCGGGCGGCTCGGGCTCCTCTCGGTCAGTCATACGCCCGACTAGCGCGGCCGGGAGGTTAAGGGCAACGCACCGAGAACGGCCGGTATGCGGCTGTTCGTCAGTGTCGACCTCCCGGAGCGACTCGCCGATTCCGTCGCCGACCTACAGGGAGCACTTGCCGAGGCGTCGGGGTTGGACTTCGTGGACCCCGAGCAGGCCCACGTCACGCTGAAGTTCCTCGGTGAGGTCGACGAGGGCCGCGAGCGCGAACTCGCGGGTGCGCTGGAGCGAGCGGTTGACGAGAGCGGCGTCGAAGCGTTCGACGCGGAACTGGCCGGACTGGGCGTGTTCCCGAGTCTGGACTACATCTCTGTCGTGTGGCTCGGCGTCGACGCCGGCAGCGCCGAGCTCGCCCGGCTCCACGAGGGCATCGAGACCGAGTTCGTCGACGAGCACGGCTTCGAGGCCGAGGACCACGAGTTTACGCCCCACGTCACGCTCGCCCGCATGAACCACGCTGGCGGCAAGGAACTCGTCCAGCGTCTCGTCGAGGAGCGCCACCCCGAGGTCGGAACGGTGCGCGTCGACGAGGTCCGACTCACTGAGAGCACGCTCACGCCGGCCGGGCCCGAGTACGAGACTGTCCACGCCGTCGACCTCTAGACGGCCTGAGGCGGCTTCAGAAG
It encodes:
- the sufU gene encoding Fe-S cluster assembly sulfur transfer protein SufU, encoding MSMGSDMYRQQILDHYRNPRNHGELGDATFSRDGYNPSCGDELEFDVKLEDDGETIERVAFRGDGCAISQASASMLTQKLPGMTLEEVKELDTDDVLDMLGVEVTPMRVKCAVLSEKVVQDGAKIYEGEADVNETTTEDDD
- a CDS encoding aminotransferase class V-fold PLP-dependent enzyme, with product MEATEQDPLDVDAIRADFPILDREVSDGQPLVYLDNAATTQTPEQVVDVFSDYYRGYNANVHRGIHQLSQEASIAYEEAHDRLAEFVGADGREEMIFTKNTTESINLVAYAWGLNELSEGDAVVLSEMEHHSSFVTWREIAKKVGAEVRYIRVDDDGYLDMDHAAELIDDDVEMVSVVHASNVLGTVNPMRELADLAHEQDALILGDGAQSVPNRPVDVKELDVDFYVFSGHKMAGPTGIGGLYGKQEILEDMEPFLYGGDMIRRVSFEDTTWNDLPWKFEAGTPLIAQGIALAEAADYLDDVGMEAIQAHEERITEYAYERLDEFDDVEIYGPPADDRGAVVAFNVDGIHAHDLASILNDHGVAIRAGDHCTQPLHQKLDIAASVRASFYLYNTKEEVDALVDSLDAAREIFN
- a CDS encoding response regulator, whose amino-acid sequence is MTALLGLLVVTMVGVLLIAFLSSNLDSSSTILSIVLASISTVLALFAVLLVYQHRLLSQERKEKIQAIETLSKIEEQYHPDVVVQSWSIGSDFASVTLSNHGFGAAKSFQLTVAAEVYKSDELISIVPDLLNVGMHRVSKREKDAIQPSESDVEFRSEDSLSFDSDATSEIAQYDSESIKYNVKLEFEDLIDNQHEKLVFTVDTPSGTEVTNIHDAIEEGFTTVESTAHTKGDSQPTILFVDDEKPLADLFATWLSDEYETIPVYSGQEAIEHLEDADLVFVDRRLPEMSGDRIAEVARERGYDIPIVALSAVDPSPEILDVPFDDYLLKPMARDVLIEEADRLLEIRDFSNEFREYFRLQSLTTTLRTHGDVEELEEDERYLAAVEKVREMEEDLDINQKK
- a CDS encoding tetratricopeptide repeat protein, encoding MTDREEPEPPEDPVADHDFSEGEGFDDPYEGFDLDPPELSVDDPSSVDPVDSRVVSDSLDERVVQNDDVDADELVDVGLSYLGINRNEQAADAFERAARFTDDENLEQEAWVNKGIAHGQMEEWDEAVGSHREALFVAEDGDFEAEAHTNLAYALWEFDEDEEAYYHAEKAVRENDRLPQAWYNLGYIENERDRHEQALDALNNAVRLGFQQADVYEEKQRALEALGRDEEAQKVAQQAEDIREAQERDLVERE
- a CDS encoding 60S ribosomal export protein NMD3, whose translation is MTDAGTFCPRCGDAIDAGDAAAERDDARGAQQASESSAGVTRRERSLCDACYFEDFEFVDAPERIEVMVCARCGAVHRGNRWVDVDADDYTDVAIEEVSEALAVHVEAEDVDWEVRPEQVDQNTIRMHCLFTGVVRGEVQTEEVTVPVKISRQTCKRCGRIAGDSFASIVQVRADGRDPTSDETERATELAHRIVAEMEETGDRNAFVTDVSDAESGIDLKLSTNKIGLKLANKLIEEFGGGFEDHEKLVTEDEDGNEVYRVTYAVRLPEFKPGDVIDLADDDGGPVLVRSVHGNLKGVRVTTGESYEASYEDGDSPDARKLGERDDATDATVVTVEDDNAVQILDPETYESKTVPRPDYLDDDAATVPALKSRAGLHVLPEA
- the radA gene encoding DNA repair and recombination protein RadA is translated as MPEADLEELPGVGPATAEKLRENGFESFQSIAVASAGELSNTADIGDSTAADVIQGAREAADVGGFETGATVLERREQIGKLTWNVPEIDEMLGGGIETQSISEVYGEFGAGKSQVTHQLSVNVQLPQEQGGLHGRAIFIDSEDTFRPERIDDMVRGLSDEKIQAAMDDRDIDGSPDDEEAMEALVEEFLDKIHVAKGFNSNHQMLLAEKAQDIASEYEDDDYPVRLLCVDSLTAHFRAEYVGRGELADRQQKLNKHLHDLDKVGNLYNAAVVVTNQVQSNPDSFFGDPTKPIGGNILGHKSTFRMYLRKSKNDKRIVKLVDAPNLADGEAVMRVQDGGIKPE
- a CDS encoding DUF424 domain-containing protein, giving the protein MILSERQTDRGLLVTACDPDVLGETFANGDTEFTVNEEFYGGERVDPDAVRESLARANVANLVGVDVVDLAIEEGHVEEANVLDLDGTVHAQFMRL
- the thpR gene encoding RNA 2',3'-cyclic phosphodiesterase, with the protein product MRLFVSVDLPERLADSVADLQGALAEASGLDFVDPEQAHVTLKFLGEVDEGRERELAGALERAVDESGVEAFDAELAGLGVFPSLDYISVVWLGVDAGSAELARLHEGIETEFVDEHGFEAEDHEFTPHVTLARMNHAGGKELVQRLVEERHPEVGTVRVDEVRLTESTLTPAGPEYETVHAVDL
- a CDS encoding class I SAM-dependent methyltransferase family protein gives rise to the protein MALAVVVPKADTEARIADLEAESVYDDSRKVAEHDAEHVELPVTERPGETTFERVVEQDDPEVRAPGLDDLLAERGWSEAERDRAPSSWAVVGTVILADFTDCPRPVEVGEAFLELHGEADTVLARGGIDGEHREPDVSVIAGEGDTETVHTEHGTKYAIDLSRVMFAPGNKAERARMGEVVSEDERVLDMFAGIGYFALPMARAGARVTAVEKNPESFRYLAENAQLNGVSRNLDCVLGDCRDVDTEADRVVMGYYDALGGGPVDDVETREGGPGYLDAALDNLVSGGVLHVHSAVPEAELWERPESRLRAGCERAGRAVDVADRRVVKSHSAGVEHVVLDARVA
- a CDS encoding helicase C-terminal domain-containing protein; translated protein: MNPERIVGEFPAPEFRGAQQQALRDVRDAFDAGNDVVLVRAPTGSGKSLIARAIMGCARRVEDADPVDPTGAYYTTPQVSQLDDVAEDDLLDDLKLIRGKSNYTCILPGEENTPVDRAPCARERGYDCAVKHRCPYFSDRAIASSREFAAMTLAYFMRTAGSEVFRKRDVCVVDEAHGLAEWAEMYATIDLNDRTVPVWEDVRVPDVDGDPDGAVNFAEHLVRTCEGAKDELLGQDELTPDEAGRRDRLQELISELNWFVEDYKDPESATTWVVDADEQSVTVKPMDPERYLKHTVWDRANKHALLSATILNKEAFCRSVGLDPANVALVDVEHTFPLENRPLYDVTQGKMTYEDREQTLPKMAETIVRVMAHHSDEKGIVHAHSYDIAEKLAGHLEEFGVGDRVRTHDSDTRDAELERWKASDDPEVFVAVKMEEALDLKYDLGRWQVLCKAPFLNTNDSRVAARLADGQWAWYYRTALRTVIQGCGRVVRAPDDHGATYIADSSILDLFDRARTDMPPWFRDQVDAMTTPDLPEPDAAAALAESAGDIDQVEATYASGGSDSTSTSNTSASEQSTASDDRDGDSGRSSRSGSPVADVWDAE